CAGAGCACACGAACACAGCTCACCTCATTACACACCGACTGACACCACAaacgagagacgagagacgacTCAGGTGTATCGATACCGGCATTAACATCGGTGCGTTACGACGTGCGGCGGCACCTTTGCTTTTCGTCGCTTACAGCGAAGGGTGCAGCAGGGCAAGCTTGCAACGGGCACCTGCGCCGCCATTGGGGGCGGCCAGGCAGTTCCCTTCACTGAGTGGGCTCTCGAGGCGCATTTTGTGTCTTTTACAAGCATCCCCGCTTTGGTGCAAGGCTGCAACTCTAGctccgcgagcagcgaggtCAAGCGCCACTGTAGAGCGCCCCCAGACACGGTTGCCTCACGGGGTGGCCTGGCGGGGTGTCTGAAGGCAGCTCTCTATCTTGGCTACCATCTCTGGTTTTTCACGACTCTCCTTCTCTGTGTCAAAgctccagccgcgcgccaTGCGCATTCCACATGGTTGGCGCCTAGGAGCGGGGTCATGTACGCAGTGACTGCACTGAACGAGTCACGCTTGGTATAATATGAAACATATTTTTGCTGTTTGGTATGCCGCGACCTGTACACGGCATTCTGCGGTTGCCGACTCGCTCTTCGAGGGTTAGCGAGTGCGCCGTACAGGTCTTTCGGTTTCTAGAGCACGGAAGGCCAGACGCTGCCTTCTTGGTAACTTCCCACGATGCTTTAGAGTGCCCGCATGCCAGTCGTTACATTAGCAACCCTACAAACGCGCTAGAGCAGTGCATACCTTGCCGCTGAAATGGCGGCGGCTGATGCCGGAAGCTCGATGACTCAGGACAGACGTGAGTTGGCCAGCGAGCGACGTGCGGCATACCTGGTCGCTCTCGTCGGATTGTTCGCTGAGCTCGCGGCCCTGTAACAGCTTTGTAGGGTGGTCCTCTGCTCTTGAGGCTGACATCAGCTCGGCCATGTGTCTAGGGGCAGAGTCCGTTCTCTGCTAACGCCTCACCCCGTATGTCCGCGGTTACGGAAGGCATGAAGGCGAGGTCTGTCGTACAGGCTTAACCCACCCAAGCCGGCAGCTTGGGCGTCGAGTAAAGAGGTTTACGCGTAGTGATAATGAAGGGGAGATGAGAAAACGTGAGCCCTGTAAGAAGTGAATGCCTAAGCGCAGTGCAGCAAAAGAGGCCTCAGCCAAGCTGAAAAGTTACCACGAGGCGAGGGGCCGCTGCGTCGTACCATGAAGGCTTGAGGCCACGTCGGCGTCGGGCAGCACAGCCgtcaggcggcgcgcgtgctaAGGGCCCCTCcaagggcgccgcgggagtcTCGGTGACAGGTTGAGTCACTTGCTTTGCGGCGAAGCTGACTGATAGATAATACCCTCTATAATCCTGCATCACAGTGTGGCTCCCCATTAATGTTTCCTTTCTCGTGTAGTTCGTCCGTTTGTACCGCCGCAGGGACGAGGCCCGTAAAGCACGAGCTACGAACAGTCAACTGAGTCAGCGCGATGGGGGATAGCCTCGTCTGTTGATTAGATCGTTGTCAGCAAAAGACACAGCATCAGATCCCCAGAATCAGGTCGCGTTCACGTGGCACTCTGCTTTCGCAGCTCGGGCCTGGGGTCGTACGACCCTCAAAAACAAGCGAGGATACGCACGGAAACGACAGACGCGGGTTTGCCTTTCTAGGGACAATAGTCAAGCACCGGGTTCCGCATCTCCGCTGGAGCAGTTCGATTCGTTCTGAGGATCTGATCCGCCGTTTCGAGTGGGCTCATCGCAATGTCGCCGGCCGCTCGTCCACACCGAACGGGTCTTTGGCTGGCACGCATGCAAGTGAGCGCTGTTTACAGGGAGCCGTAACCGCGATCTTCCGCGCCATCTCAGCTTTCGGTGTAACACGTCTGTCTTTACTTCCCTCCAATTTTGATGTGCGCGGTTCGAGGATGATAGAAGCATTCTCTAGACATCTTTGACGCATCTGAGTTCCCAGTTCTCGTGCCTCTGTATAAATTCGTGTTGCCCCAGCCGCGCGTTGCATCTCTCGCGCCAGCAGAAGCAAAGCCCTGTGTGCGAGGAGACTTGGGTGAAGTATGGCGTCTTACTCAGCAGGGTGATAACTTTTCTGTGTGAATATTTCGTCTCTGCATTTGTCTGCATGTATATCCAGTTCTCCGCGTGTCATCCGGTCTCTCCTATTGACGACTCGAGCAGACGTTGCCCTTCGGGCGCGCACAGCAGCAAGAcgttttctgcgtcttccggAATCATTCTGCATGTCGTGTAACCTTTTCTAAAGCATCTCGATACTTCTCTGGCCACAACTCGCGCCAGTTGTCGTCGTACTGCGTACGCATgctgcgaaggccgccgccacaTCCGGGGGCCCtccggcctccgccttgccccgcccccgcgggcCCGGTCGCCGGGGGCTTCGCTCCTCCgggccccccccctccgttCCCGTTTCCGCGTAAGCCACCTCCGGGACCCTGTCCCCCTGGGGACCCCTGGGGTCCGCCAGGCCCCGTGCCGCAGTTTCCACCGCCGGGGCGCCtgtggcgccggcgccgctgtgcCTGTCGCCCCCGCGGCCGGTGCCGTTCGTCCCCACGCAACCTCCTCCAGGAGGCATCCCGCAGAGAGCTCCTCTCTGCCCCGCTGGAGTTCCGCCACCAAACGTGGCGAGAGCCCCTCCTCTATATCCGggcccgccgcccgctgcgcctccgtcggGCGCCCCCCCTCCACTTGCAGCGCCTGTCCCCTATCCGCTCGAAGGCCCTCCGCCGTTTCCTGCACTTGCCGCGGGGGGGCACCCGCGGTCTCCTGGAGCGCCCGGAGGTTtgcggccgcatgcagcgcctagctctcccgcgcgaagtggcgcgccgcctgcggggcCTCCACACGGCAGACAGGAAGGCCCctttccgccgcagcgggcaCCAAGCTCGACGCGTCGACCGCCTTTCCCCAGCCCTCAATCACACGTGGATTCAAGGGGACTACCTCAGGGCCTGGAAGTTTTCCGCGAGGAGGGCTACCCAGCACCGGGCCCTCGTCTCACCCCAGGACCTCGGGACGGTCTCAAGCCGCACCCAGGGCCGACTGGGGACATGACGGTTGAAGAGCCTGGTCGGGATGCACGGAGCATGGTCGTTGCTCGGCAGTCGGCTCGGGGTTTGCATGGTGCGCCTCGGCGTTGTCCGCCACA
This portion of the Besnoitia besnoiti strain Bb-Ger1 chromosome VII, whole genome shotgun sequence genome encodes:
- a CDS encoding hypothetical protein (encoded by transcript BESB_078910) — translated: MLRRPPPHPGALRPPPCPAPAGPVAGGFAPPGPPPPFPFPRKPPPGPCPPGDPWGPPGPVPQFPPPGRLWRRRRCACRPRGRCRSSPRNLLQEASRRELLSAPLEFRHQTWREPLLYIRARRPLRLRRAPPLHLQRLSPIRSKALRRFLHLPRGGTRGLLERPEVCGRMQRLALPREVARRLRGLHTADRKAPFRRSGHQARRVDRLSPALNHTWIQGDYLRAWKFSARRATQHRALVSPQDLGTVSSRTQGRLGT